A single genomic interval of Chryseobacterium paludis harbors:
- a CDS encoding DUF6496 domain-containing protein translates to MSKTKYSDKAQDKVGKVMHEFKEGKLKSSSGKKVTSQKQAVAIGISEAREKGLKVPKKKKD, encoded by the coding sequence ATGAGCAAGACAAAATATTCAGACAAAGCTCAAGACAAAGTAGGAAAAGTAATGCACGAATTCAAAGAGGGTAAATTAAAATCCTCTTCTGGAAAGAAAGTAACCAGTCAAAAACAAGCGGTTGCCATTGGTATTTCAGAGGCCAGAGAAAAAGGTTTAAAAGTGCCTAAGAAGAAAAAGGATTAA
- a CDS encoding S9 family peptidase, with product MKKILLTLSIAAVFQNLSAQEITLDKIYSGYYRGKGIAGITSMKNGENYLVIEQGGIAKYSYKTSQKEGNIVDGQYQSYEFSDDESKILLLKDSQPIYRHSFLGKFDVKDLKSGKVTSLNDGKTVQEPRFSPDASKVAFISENNLFFQDLTSGKITQITTDGKKNSILNGLADWVYEEEFGHARLFEWTKNSDALVFVKSDESQVPEIYIPIYGKSLYPSEMRYKYPKAGEKNSIVSAQLYRLDSGKTIPLNLGSFKNYYIPNVFQTAKADEMVLITSERIQNASDILKVNTKTGAVQKLFTETDEKWIDTDSPTLEFLEDDSFLWGSERDGNRHLYWYDKDGKLKKQVTKGNWEVTDYYGYNPKSKEIYVQTTEKGSINKVISKINIENGKSQLISNAEGNNSANFSKNYNYFIETSSTVSKPFTFVLKDGNGKTVKELQNNNDQLQKLKADNFVDKEFITIPNSVGDQMNAWVMKPKNFDPNKKYPLFMFQYSGPGSQQVANTWDTGNTLWFNHLVQKGYIVACVDGRGTGYKGAKFKKVTYMNLGKYEIEDQITAAKWFGNQSYIDKSRIGMFGWSFGGYMTSLAMTKGADVFKAGIAVAPVTNWRYYDSVYTERFMRTPQENAEGYDKNSPTEYANLLKGKLLLIHGTADDNVHFQNSMEFSEALIQNKKQFDFMAYPDKNHGIYGGQTRPQLYEKMTDFILDNL from the coding sequence ATGAAAAAAATCCTATTAACTCTTAGTATTGCTGCTGTATTTCAAAATCTATCAGCACAAGAAATTACATTAGACAAAATATATTCAGGATATTACCGCGGAAAGGGCATTGCTGGAATTACTTCCATGAAAAATGGAGAAAATTATCTGGTTATTGAACAGGGTGGAATTGCAAAATATTCTTACAAAACTTCCCAAAAAGAAGGAAATATTGTTGATGGACAATACCAGAGTTATGAGTTTTCTGATGATGAGTCGAAGATCCTCTTACTTAAAGATAGTCAGCCAATTTACAGACATTCCTTTTTAGGCAAATTTGATGTTAAAGATTTAAAATCAGGAAAAGTAACCAGCTTAAATGATGGTAAAACAGTGCAGGAGCCAAGATTCTCTCCGGATGCCAGTAAGGTAGCGTTCATTTCTGAAAACAATTTATTTTTCCAGGATCTAACCTCTGGAAAAATTACCCAGATAACTACAGATGGAAAGAAAAATTCTATTCTCAATGGATTGGCAGACTGGGTATATGAGGAAGAATTCGGACACGCGAGATTATTTGAATGGACAAAAAACTCGGATGCACTTGTTTTCGTAAAATCAGATGAGAGTCAGGTTCCGGAAATATACATTCCTATCTACGGTAAATCATTGTATCCGTCGGAAATGCGTTATAAATACCCTAAAGCAGGAGAAAAAAATTCTATTGTTTCAGCACAATTATACCGTCTGGATTCAGGAAAAACAATACCATTGAATTTAGGTTCTTTTAAAAATTATTACATCCCCAATGTTTTTCAAACTGCAAAAGCAGATGAAATGGTGTTAATTACTTCTGAAAGAATACAAAATGCTTCAGATATTTTAAAAGTTAATACAAAGACCGGAGCAGTTCAGAAGTTGTTTACGGAAACTGACGAAAAATGGATTGATACAGATAGCCCTACATTAGAATTTCTTGAAGATGATTCATTTCTTTGGGGTTCAGAAAGAGATGGCAACCGTCATTTATATTGGTATGACAAAGATGGCAAGCTGAAAAAACAAGTTACAAAAGGAAATTGGGAAGTAACAGATTATTACGGTTACAATCCAAAGTCTAAAGAAATTTATGTTCAGACCACTGAGAAAGGAAGTATCAACAAAGTGATTTCCAAGATCAATATAGAAAACGGAAAATCTCAACTGATCTCAAACGCAGAAGGAAATAATTCTGCCAATTTCAGTAAGAACTATAATTATTTTATCGAGACCTCCTCTACAGTTTCAAAGCCATTTACTTTTGTCTTAAAAGACGGAAATGGTAAAACTGTAAAAGAATTACAAAACAACAATGATCAGCTACAAAAACTAAAAGCTGACAATTTTGTTGATAAAGAGTTTATTACTATTCCAAACTCAGTGGGTGATCAAATGAATGCATGGGTGATGAAACCTAAGAACTTTGATCCAAACAAAAAGTATCCTTTATTTATGTTTCAGTATTCAGGACCTGGTTCTCAACAGGTGGCTAACACCTGGGATACCGGAAATACTTTATGGTTTAATCATTTAGTTCAAAAGGGATATATTGTAGCTTGTGTAGATGGACGTGGAACAGGATATAAAGGAGCGAAATTCAAAAAAGTAACCTACATGAATTTAGGGAAATACGAAATTGAAGATCAGATCACTGCTGCAAAATGGTTTGGAAATCAATCCTATATTGATAAAAGCCGAATCGGAATGTTCGGTTGGAGCTTCGGAGGTTATATGACGAGTTTAGCTATGACAAAGGGAGCTGATGTTTTCAAAGCGGGGATTGCTGTTGCACCAGTTACCAACTGGAGGTATTACGATTCTGTTTATACAGAAAGGTTCATGAGGACTCCACAGGAAAACGCGGAAGGATATGATAAAAATTCCCCAACAGAATATGCCAACCTATTAAAAGGAAAACTCTTATTGATTCACGGAACTGCTGATGATAATGTACATTTCCAGAATTCCATGGAATTCTCTGAGGCATTGATTCAAAACAAAAAACAGTTTGATTTCATGGCTTATCCGGATAAAAATCACGGGATTTATGGTGGCCAGACAAGACCACAACTGTATGAGAAAATGACAGATTTTATTTTAGATAATTTATAA
- a CDS encoding peptide MFS transporter has translation MKTKHPKGLPFLFFTEMWERFGYYLILGIFVLYVIEPTGLKGGLGLPDKTADDIFGTYIALTYLTPFIGGFLADRVLGYIKSIYLGGILMAAGYIGMGVFKDLPLFYGSLALIIIGNGFFKPTISTLLGNLYSEEPYRANKDSGYNIFYMGINIGAFICNIIAAFMRNKFGWGEAFITAGVGMLVGMIIFTIGRKHYIHAAQMKPVQEGDTKLSEILIKVFLPAIIAGAIGWFVPNNIFGSDSTDAFIFACIPVIYFYASLYFKAKPEEKTSIGALLSVFLISMFFWAVFKQNGTALTRWANYYTDRSVPAAIEKPLEDIYMVDGKSYKDKEVPVYDDQYQSQKDKDGKTIKTTGKDVYFKNISSEQRAELEKNPEKQVFLYNTELFQSINPFWVIALTPLVVGFWALLRRKGKEPLTPTKIVLGLFISGLSCLVMVLAVIAGDNGAVKVSPWWLVAGYGVITVGELCLSPMGLSFVSKLSPPRITALMMGGFFLANSVGNKLSGILASTWYNYDNKVNYFLVNFALLIFATLLGLSMLKRLNKIMKEKGH, from the coding sequence ATGAAGACTAAACATCCTAAAGGCCTGCCTTTTCTCTTTTTTACTGAAATGTGGGAACGTTTCGGGTATTATTTAATTCTCGGAATTTTTGTTCTTTACGTTATTGAGCCTACAGGGTTGAAAGGTGGTCTCGGGCTGCCCGACAAAACTGCTGATGATATTTTTGGAACTTATATCGCTTTGACCTATTTAACACCTTTTATTGGTGGATTTCTAGCAGATAGAGTTTTAGGTTATATCAAATCTATCTATTTAGGAGGAATTTTAATGGCTGCGGGTTATATCGGGATGGGAGTTTTCAAAGATCTACCTTTATTTTATGGGTCTTTAGCATTAATTATTATCGGAAACGGTTTCTTTAAACCAACCATTTCTACCCTTTTAGGAAATCTATATTCTGAAGAACCTTATAGAGCAAATAAAGATTCTGGCTACAATATTTTCTATATGGGAATTAATATTGGTGCCTTTATCTGTAATATTATCGCCGCTTTTATGCGTAATAAATTCGGATGGGGTGAAGCCTTTATTACTGCTGGAGTAGGTATGCTAGTTGGTATGATAATTTTTACCATTGGAAGAAAACATTATATCCACGCAGCTCAGATGAAGCCTGTACAAGAAGGAGATACCAAACTTTCTGAAATCTTAATTAAGGTTTTCCTACCAGCGATCATAGCTGGAGCAATTGGATGGTTTGTACCTAATAATATTTTCGGAAGTGACAGTACAGATGCATTTATTTTTGCCTGTATCCCTGTTATTTACTTTTATGCTTCTCTTTATTTTAAGGCAAAACCAGAAGAAAAAACTTCTATTGGAGCCTTGTTATCTGTATTTTTGATCAGTATGTTTTTCTGGGCAGTTTTCAAACAGAATGGAACAGCATTAACGAGATGGGCTAATTATTACACAGACCGAAGTGTCCCTGCAGCTATAGAAAAGCCTTTAGAAGACATCTATATGGTAGATGGGAAAAGCTATAAAGATAAAGAGGTTCCTGTTTATGATGATCAGTATCAATCTCAAAAAGATAAAGACGGAAAAACAATAAAAACAACCGGCAAAGATGTCTATTTTAAAAATATTTCCTCTGAGCAACGTGCAGAACTTGAAAAGAATCCCGAGAAGCAGGTATTTCTGTACAATACGGAATTATTTCAATCCATCAATCCATTTTGGGTTATTGCTTTAACACCTTTAGTGGTTGGATTTTGGGCCTTACTGCGAAGAAAAGGAAAGGAACCATTAACTCCTACAAAGATTGTTTTGGGACTGTTTATTTCTGGATTATCCTGTCTGGTAATGGTTTTAGCAGTAATAGCCGGAGATAATGGAGCGGTTAAGGTTTCTCCATGGTGGCTGGTTGCCGGTTATGGAGTCATTACAGTCGGCGAACTTTGTCTTTCTCCAATGGGATTGTCTTTTGTTTCCAAGCTCTCGCCACCGAGAATCACAGCACTTATGATGGGTGGCTTTTTCCTTGCTAATTCTGTGGGGAACAAACTTTCTGGAATCTTAGCAAGCACCTGGTATAACTATGACAATAAAGTAAATTATTTCTTAGTAAACTTCGCTTTATTAATTTTTGCAACGTTATTAGGCCTTTCTATGTTAAAAAGATTGAACAAAATCATGAAAGAAAAAGGGCATTAA
- a CDS encoding peptide MFS transporter: MDNIEALNPKPDEFVENKGSRHPKGLWVLFGTEMWERFNFYGMRALLTLFMVNSLLMKEADASIIYGGFLALCYLTPLLGGFIADKYLGNRNCIILGGSLMAIGQFLLFLSASTFSESLGGAKTFMWLALFIIIFGNGFFKPNISSMVGSLYPKQEKSKLDSAFTIFYMGINIGAFLGQFICPYLGDVKDSAGVRDIFAFKWGFLAASIAMIIGTVTFFILKNKYVVTPEGRPIGGLPKNSTSADFEEGETQTAKFSGKSMGIATVLFVALFFVFRYVLVGEFGFNSVGMGQLIKGLIYPFIYAAGISLAFLIMSSAENKVERQRIWVIYIVSFFIIFFWAAFEQAGSSLTFIADNQTDRSIFGWNMPPSMVQIFNGLFVVALALPFSILWDKLRAKGKEPVSPMKQAIGLALIALSYFIIAYNVKDLGNTGLLAIKWLMLLYLIQTMGELCLSPIGLSLVGKLAPKRFASLLYGVFFISNAAGYALAGSLGAIIPATGDKFVKAEKLGVNLQDVLDKKVTLTPEQLALFEKEQLPIANTTFAGVEIHNLFEFFMVFVVLCGIASVILAILSPRLKKMMNGVG, translated from the coding sequence ATGGATAATATTGAAGCATTAAATCCGAAACCGGATGAATTTGTAGAGAATAAAGGTTCCAGACATCCAAAAGGATTATGGGTTCTTTTCGGAACAGAAATGTGGGAACGTTTCAACTTTTATGGGATGAGAGCATTACTTACCTTATTTATGGTAAATTCTCTCTTAATGAAGGAGGCTGATGCATCTATTATTTATGGGGGTTTTCTTGCTTTATGTTATTTAACACCTCTATTAGGAGGTTTTATTGCAGATAAATATCTGGGAAACAGAAACTGTATTATCTTAGGAGGAAGCCTTATGGCAATTGGGCAGTTTTTACTTTTCCTGAGTGCATCTACATTTTCTGAAAGCTTAGGCGGAGCAAAAACCTTTATGTGGTTGGCTTTATTCATTATTATCTTTGGAAATGGTTTCTTCAAACCAAATATTTCCTCAATGGTAGGAAGTCTTTATCCTAAACAAGAAAAATCTAAATTGGATTCGGCGTTTACCATTTTCTATATGGGTATTAATATCGGAGCGTTTTTAGGTCAGTTTATTTGTCCCTATTTAGGAGATGTAAAGGATTCTGCAGGAGTTAGAGATATTTTCGCTTTCAAATGGGGATTCCTGGCTGCATCTATCGCAATGATTATAGGAACAGTAACATTTTTCATCCTTAAAAATAAGTATGTTGTAACTCCTGAAGGAAGACCAATCGGAGGATTACCTAAAAACAGTACCAGCGCAGACTTTGAAGAAGGAGAAACACAAACTGCAAAATTTTCAGGAAAATCTATGGGAATAGCAACTGTATTATTTGTTGCTCTTTTCTTTGTGTTCAGATATGTTCTAGTAGGTGAATTTGGATTCAATTCTGTAGGAATGGGACAGCTTATCAAAGGGCTTATTTATCCATTTATCTACGCTGCAGGGATCTCTCTGGCATTTTTGATCATGAGCTCTGCTGAAAACAAAGTGGAAAGACAAAGAATCTGGGTAATTTATATTGTTTCATTCTTTATTATTTTCTTTTGGGCCGCTTTTGAACAGGCAGGTTCATCTTTAACTTTTATCGCAGATAACCAAACAGACAGAAGTATTTTTGGTTGGAATATGCCGCCATCTATGGTACAAATCTTCAATGGACTATTTGTTGTAGCATTGGCATTGCCATTCAGTATCCTTTGGGATAAATTGAGAGCTAAAGGAAAAGAGCCGGTATCTCCAATGAAACAGGCAATAGGTCTTGCCTTAATTGCTTTAAGTTATTTCATTATCGCTTACAATGTAAAAGATCTGGGAAATACAGGTTTATTAGCCATCAAATGGTTAATGTTATTATATTTGATTCAAACAATGGGAGAGCTTTGTTTATCACCAATCGGATTATCATTGGTAGGTAAGCTTGCTCCAAAAAGATTTGCTTCATTGTTGTATGGGGTTTTCTTTATCTCTAATGCTGCGGGTTATGCCTTAGCAGGTTCTCTAGGGGCTATTATTCCTGCAACAGGAGACAAGTTTGTAAAAGCTGAAAAACTGGGTGTAAATCTACAGGATGTTTTGGATAAAAAAGTAACACTTACTCCTGAGCAATTGGCTTTATTTGAGAAAGAACAATTACCTATTGCCAATACAACTTTTGCGGGTGTAGAAATTCATAATTTATTTGAATTCTTCATGGTATTCGTTGTACTTTGTGGTATCGCATCTGTAATTCTTGCCATACTTTCACCAAGATTAAAGAAAATGATGAACGGCGTAGGCTAG